One window of Globicephala melas chromosome 2, mGloMel1.2, whole genome shotgun sequence genomic DNA carries:
- the PSMA4 gene encoding proteasome subunit alpha type-4 produces MSRRYDSRTTIFSPEGRLYQVEYAMEAIGHAGTCLGILANDGVLLAAERRNIHKLLDEVFFSEKIYKLNEDMACSVAGITSDANVLTNELRLIAQRYLLQYQEPIPCEQLVTALCDIKQAYTQFGGKRPFGVSLLYIGWDKHYGFQLYQSDPSGNYGGWKATCIGNNSAAAVSMLKQDYKEGEMTLKSALALAIKVLNKTMDVSKLSAEKVEIATLTRENGKTVIRVLKQKEVEQLIKKHEEEEAKAEREKKEKEQKEKDK; encoded by the exons ATG TCTCGAAGATATGACTCCAGGACCACTATATTTTCTCCAGAAG GTCGCTTGTACCAAGTTGAATATGCCATGGAAGCTATAGGACATGCAGGCACCTGTTTGGGAATTTTAGCAAATGATGGTGTTCTGCTTGCAGCAGAGAGACGTAACATCCACAAGCTTCTTGATGaagtctttttttctgaaaaaatttataaactgaATGA GGATATGGCCTGCAGTGTGGCAGGCATAACTTCTGATGCTAATGTTCTGACTAATGAACTGAGGCTCATTGCTCAAAG GTATTTATTGCAGTATCAGGAGCCAATTCCTTGTGAGCAGTTGGTCACAGCACTGTGTGATATCAAACAAGCTTATACGCAGTTTGGAG GAAAACGTCCCTTTGGTGTTTCATTGCTTTACATTGGCTGGGATAAGCACTATGGCTTTCAGCTCTATCAGAGTGACCCTAGCGGAAATTATGGAGGATGGAAAGCTACATGCATTGGAAATAATAGCGCT GCAGCTGTGTCAATGTTAAAACAAGATTACAAAGAAGGAGAAATGACTTTGAAGTCAGCTCTTGCTTTAGCTATCAAAGTCCTAAATAAGACCATGGATGTTAGTAAGCTCTCTGCTGAAAAAG TGGAAATCGCCACACTAACAAGAGAGAATGGAAAGACAGTCATCAGAGTTCTCAAACAAAAGGAAGTGGAACAGTTGATCAAAAAACATGAGGAAGAAGAAGCGAAAGCTGAGcgtgagaagaaagaaaaagaacagaaagaaaaggataaatag